The window GCGGGAAGGTCTCCAGACGGACGATCGCGGCGGGGACCATGTAGTCGGGCAGGAAGCCGTGCAAGTGCTCGCGCAGCTCCTCGGCGGTCAGCGCCTCGTCGGCGGACTCGACGTACCCGGTGAGCCGCTTGTCGCCGGGCCGGTCCTCGCGGACCAGGGCGACCGCGCGGCGCACCACCGGGTGCTCCTCCAGCCGGGCCTCGATCTCGCCCGGTTCGATGCGGAAGCCGCGCAGCTTGACCTGGCCGTCGTCGCGGCCGAGGAAGACGAGCGTGCCGTCCTCGCGCAGCCGCGCCTTGTCGCCGGTGAAGTAGAGGCGGGCGCCGGGGCGGCCGCCGAACGGGTCGGGCACGAACCGCTCGGCGGTCAGGCCGGGCCGGCCGCGGTAGCCGCGGGCGACACCCGTGCCGCCCAGGTACAGGTCGCCGGGCATGCCGACGGGGACCGGGGCGAGCCGCTCGTCCAGGACGTACACCTGGGTGTTGTCGAGCGGCCGGCCGATGGATATCTGCTCGGTGCCGCTGTCCAGTCGCTGGAACGTGGACCAGATGGTGGTCTCGGTGGGGCCGTACACGTTCCAGGTGCGGCCGGGCTCGCGGACCAGCTGCTCGGCCAGGGCGGGCGGCAGGGCCTCGCCGCCGACCAGGACGCGCAGCGAGCCGTCGTTGTGCCAGCCCGCCTCCACCAGCAGGTGCCAGGTGGCGGGGGTGGCCTGCATGACGGTGGCGCCGGTCTCGGCGAGCAGCTCGGCGAGCCGCCGGCCGTCGACGGCCTGCTCCTTGGTGACGACGTGCACCCGGGCCCCGCTGATCAGCGGGGCGTACAGCTCCAGGCCCGCGATGTCGAAGGTGACGGGGGTGACGGCGGCGAGGGTGTCGCCCGGGGCGAGCCCGGTCTCGCGGGCCATCGCGAGGAGCAGGTTGACCAGGTTGCGGTGGGTCACCTCGACGCCCTTGGGGCGGCCGGTGGAGCCCGAGGTGTAGATGACGTACGCGAGCCGGTCCTCGCCGGAGGCGGGCTTCGCCGGGATGGCGGGCGCGGCGGCGATCGCCTCGGCGTCGGTGTCCAGGCGGATCCGCTCGCCCGGGCACAGGGCGAGCGCGTCGAGCAGGCCGTCGCGGGTGAGCAGGAACCCGGTGCCGGCGTCGCCGGTCATGTCGGCGAGGCGCTGCGCCGGGTAGGCGGCGTCGAGCGGCAGGTAGGCGCCGCCCGACATGAGCACGCCGAGCAGGGCGACGACGAGGTCCACCGAGCGGTCCAGGCAGACGCCGACGACGGTCTCGGGGGTGACGCCGCGCGCCTGGAGGTGGGAGGCCACCTTGCCGGAGCGCTCCAGAAGTCCGGCGTACGTCAGCTGCTCCCCGCCGCAGGAGACGGCGACCGCGTCGGGGGTCGCGGCGGCCTGGCGGCGCACCAGGTCGTCCAGGCCCAGGCCGGGCTCGCGCTCGGCGGCGGTGCTGTTCCACTCGACGAGCAGGGTGTGCGCCTCGTCGGCGTCGACCAGCGACAGGTCCTGGACGGTGCGCCCCGCGTCCTCGGTCATCTGCTCCAGGAGGCTCACGACCTGGCGGGCCATCCGGGCCATCGTGCTCTCGTCGAACAGGTCGGTGTTGTACTCGAACAGGCCGTGGAGGTGGTCGGCGGCGAGCTGCGGGTCGTCGAGGAACCCGAGGAACACGTCGTCCTTGGCGGTGGCGTTGTCGAGCATCAGTTCCTCGACGCGCAGCCCGGCCATCGGCGGCGGGTCCTCGTGGACGAAGTCGACCAGGATGAAGGAGGCCTGGTAGATCGGGGTGCGGCTGGGGTCGCGGACGATGTCCAGCTCGTCGAGGAGGGTGCCGAACGGGATGTCGTAGTGGTCGAAGGCGCCCAGCATGGTGGAGCGGGTCGCCTGGAGCAGCTCGCGGACGGTCATCGCGGGCGCGACCGTGGTGCGCAGCGGCAGCATGGTGAGGAAGTAGCCGATCATCGGCTCGGTCTCGGGCCTGCCCCGGGTCGAGGACGTGGTGCCGACGACCACGTCCTGCTGGCCGGTGAGCCGGTGCAGCAGCGTCTTCCAGGCCGCGAGCAGCACGATGTTGATCGTCACGTCCTCGCGCTTGGCGAGGTCGCGGACGGCCTGGGTCAGCTCCGGGGTGAGCGGGAACTGGTAGCGGGCGCCATTGGAGGTCATGACCGGCGGGCGCGGCCGGTCGGTGGGCAGTTCCAGGACCAGTTCGGCGCCTTCGAGCTGCTTCTTCCAGTACGGCAGGTGCTTGTGCCGGACCTCTTCGCGCAGCCACTGCGGCTGCCACTCGGCGTAGTCCGCGTAGTGCACCTCGATCGGCGGCAGCTGCGGCTCCCGGCCGGTCGCGAACGCCGTGTAGAACTCGGCGAACTCGGCGTTGAAGATGCCCATCGAGCCGCGGTCCCAGACCAGGTGGTCGACGGTGCCGACGAGCACGTGCCGGTCGTCGGCGATCCGCAGCACCGCGATGCGCAGCAGCGGTCCCTTGACCAGGTCGAAGGGGGCGCGCATCTCCTCGGTGGCGAGCCGCGTCAGCTCGGCCTCGCGCTCCGCCTCCGGTACGGAACGCAGGTCGACGTGGCGGACGGGCACGTCCATCGCCGCGTGGACGACCTGGACGGGAGCGTGGCCGTCCTGCTCGAAGGTGGTGCGCATCGCCTCGTGGCGCTCGACGAAGGCGTCGGTGGCGCGCTGGAGGGCGTCGCGGTCGAGCTCGCCGTGCAGCTTCGAGGCGAAGTACACGTTGTAGAGCGGGTCTTCGTCGTCGAACTGGTGGATGAGCCAGATGCGTTCCTGGTCCACGGTGAGCGGCACCCGGTCACCGTGCGTGCGCCGCGGGATGGGGCCGGCGGTCGCGGGCGTCCGGGCGGCCTCGCGCATCTTCTTGTCCAGGAGGGCCCGCTGGGCGGGGGTGAGGCCGGCCAGCCGGTTGGCGAGTTCGGTCACGACTGGTCTCCTTCGGCGTCGGCCTCGGCGGGCCGGTACCGGTTCTTGAGTTCGGTGAGGTGTTCCAGGCCCTTGACGACCTGGCCCGGCGCGAGGCCGAAGTCGACCAGGCAGGCCACCTCGTCCACGCCGATGTCGACCAGGTCCTCGATCAGGGACTCGCACTTGTCGGGCGTGCCGAGCAGTGCGAGCGTGTCGAAGTACCGCTCGAAGGTGGCGTTCAGCATCACGTCGCGCTCGGCCTCGGAGAGCTTGGAGTACTCGCTGCCGAAGCTGTCCTGCTGGGCGAGGAAGGTCTTGAGGTAGCCGGTCAGCGGCTCCCGCACGATCTCCCGGGCGCTCTCGTCGTCGGAGTCGAGGAAGGTGTGCACCATCGCGGTGACCTTGGCGCGGGCCGGGTCGTGCCCGGCGCCGGCGAGCGCCTCGCGGTAGGCGGCGATCTTGTCCTTGAGGTCGGCGGGCCGCTGCGCGACGAGACCGGTCAGCAGGTACGCACCGGCCTCGCCGGCCTTGACGAACGTCTCGGGGCTGCCCTGCGCCGACACCCACACGGGGAGCTCGGCCTGGATCGGGCGCGGCAGGGTGCGCACCGACTGGAGCGAGCCGTCGGCGCGCGGCAGTTCGACGCTCTCCCCGGCCCACAGCCGCTGGATCGTCTCGATCGCCTCGAACATCTCCTCCTTGCGGCGCGGGTAGCGCTGCTGCCCGTCGCCGGGGGCCAGGAGGAAGTCGTCGGGATGCCAGCCGGAGGCCGCGGAGATCGCGGCCCGCCCGCCGGAGAGGTTGTCGACGACGGCCCACTCTTCGGCGACCCGCACCGGGTGGTGCAGCGGCAGGACGCAGCTGCCCGCACGGATCTGGATCGCTTGCGTCTGTACGGCGATGGCCGCCGCCAGGACCGAGGGGTTGGGGTAGAGCCCGCCGAAGTCCACGAAGTGCCGCTCGGGCACCCAGATCCCCGCGAAGCCGTTGGCGTCGGCGAACCGGGCGCTCTCCATGAGCAGGTCGTACTTCCCCGGTCCGGCGGCGGTGCCGTCGCCGGAGAAGAAGAACAGGCTGAACTCCATGGTGCTGCCCGCGCGCCGGGTGCGGCGCGGCGCGGCCGCCTGCCGGGCGCCGGCCTTCTCCCCCGCGTCCACGGTGGCGGGCGCCTTCAGGCCGCGCTCGCGCATCGCGCGCAACAGGACCTCGCGCTGCTCCGGGCTCAGCGAGGCGAGCCGCTCCTGGAGCATGCGGGCCTGCGCCGCCTCGGTGTCGGTGTGCGTGTTCTCGTCAGCCATGGTCAGCTGTCACCCTTCAGCTTCTGCTCGGCCTCGGCGGCGGAGAGGGCTTCGACCTCGCGCAGCATCGCCTCGAACTCGTCCAGACCGATGGACTCGGCCTGGTGGGCGCGGATCGCTGCCGCGAGCCCCGGTACGGTCGGCGCCTCGAAGACGGCGCTCATCGGGAAGTCACCGTGCGCCTGGCGCAGCCGGCCCACGATCTGGATGGCGAACAGCGAGTTGCCGCCCAGGTCGTAGAAGTCGTCGTCCGGGCCGATCGGCGAGGCGCCGAGCATCTCCTGCCACACCCGGGCCACCGACTGGGCCAGCTCGTCGTCCGGCCACACCGTGGCGGGGTCCCAGTCACTGTCCTCGCCGCGGCCGCTGCCGAGGGCGTTGGTGAACGAGGCCGCGGTCATGCCCTGCTGATCGGCCAGGACGTCCTGGAAGTCGGCCCGGGACACCACCAGCTGGGGCAGGCCGGCGAACAGCGCGGCGCGGGCCAGCGCGAGGCCGTCGGCGACGGGGATGCCCTGGCTCAGGCGCAGCCGCTCGTACAGCTCGCGGACCTCGGGCAGTCCGGCCATCTGCAGCTCGAACCAGTCGTCCCACTCCCACTGCGACCAGTCGAGGGTGACGCTGTTGCGCCCCTCGGCGGAGCCGGCGGCGGCGAAGGCGTCCAGGAAGGCGGCGGCCGCGCAGTTGTCGGCCTGGCCGAAGCCGCCGACGATGCCGGTGGTGGCCGAGCCCGACAGGAAGAAGTCCAGGTCGTCGGAGGCGAGCAGCTCTTCGAGCAGCAGCGTGGAGCGCACCCGCGCCCCCAGTACGGTCTCGAAGTCGTCCCGCGACTTGAGCGCGACGAGTCCGGTGCCGCGGGCGTCCGCACAGTGCAGTACGCCGTCGACGGCGCCCAGCAGGGTGCGGGCCTCCTCGACGAGCAGCCGGGCCTGCTCCGGGTCGGCCAGGTCGGCCGTCCGGTAGGTGACGGCGCCGGGGCGGGCGGCGCGCAGCGCGGCGAGCCGCTCGGCGCGGGCGCGCTCGGCCCCGGCGGGCAGCGCGGCCCACTCCGCCTCGGCCGGGAACTGCGGGTCCCCGACGAGCACCAGGCGGGCGCCCGCCCCGGCGAGCTGCTCGGCGAAGCTCAGCCCGGCCTCGCCGGACGCGCCGGTGACCAGGTAGCCGGCGTCGGCCCGCCAGGCCTGCCCGACGGATACGGGGGCCGGCTCGACCGGCGCGAAGGCGCGGCGCAGCCGCTGGGCGCCCCGGTAGGCGACGAGGGCCTCGGTGCCGGGACCGGCCAGTTCGGCGGTGAGCTGCCGGGTCAGCCGGGTCCGCTCGGCGGTGTCCGCCGGCGGCAGTACGTCGATGCTCCGGCAGGTCAGCCAGGTGTACTCCTGCGGCAGGACGGTGACCGCCCCGTACAGGGCTGCCCGTTCGGGACGGGTCACGGCCGAGCCGTGCGCGTCCTGCAGCCGGTCGGTGAGGACGTCGACGCGCACCGGGGTGTCCGTGCCGCTCTCGCCGAGCGCCTGCGCCAGCGCGACCAGGCTGTGGAAGCCGGTGGCCAGACCGTCGGCGTAGCGGTCCTCCGCACCGGACGGACCGGTGCCGTCCGGACCGGTGACGGCCCAGGCGTGCACGATCCGGCCGGGGGTCAGCCCGTCCTGGCGCAGCTCCCCGAGGATGCGGCCCAGGTGCCCGGCGTCCGCCGGGTCGGCGTCGAAGCCGTGCTCGGAGGTGCGGGCGTACGCGACCGCCTTGGCCACGGTGGTGACGCTCTCGCCGCGCTCGCGCAGGGCGGCGACCAGGTCGCCGGTCAGCCCGCGCTCGTCGGCGAGGACCAGCCAGGTGGCCGGCCCGGTCTGCGCGGGGGCGGTCTGCGCGGGGGCAGTCTGCGCGGGGGCAGTCTGGGCGGAGGCGGCCTGCTCCGGAACGGTCTGCCCCGGAGCGGCGGCCAGCGGCGCGCGGTGCCAGACCGGCGCGTACGTCCAGCGCGCGCTGTCGGTGCGTACGCCGGTGGTCTTCGCCGGCTTGGGCAGCAGGAAGCTGCGCCCCTGGAAGGGGTAGGCGGGCAGCGGCACCCGGCGGCGCCCGCCGTCGGCGTGCAGGGCCGTCCAGTCGACTCCGACGCCGTGGCGCCACAGCTCGGCCAGGCCCTCGCGGACCGCCCGGCCCTCGGCGGGCGCCTCGGCCCCCGCGCGCGGCTTGCGCAGCAGGGTGACGACCGGGCCCGGCTCCGGGTGGGTCTTGACGAGACCGCCGAGCTGGCTGCCTGGACCGACCTCGACGAACACGGCGGGGCCGCGCTGGGCGAGGGCGGCGACGCCGTCGGAGAACCGGACGGGCCGGCGCGTGTGGGCGACCCAGTACGCCGGGTCGGTGGCCTGCTCCTCGGTGATCCAGGTGCCGGTGACGTTGGACAGGAAGGGGATCCTCGGCGCGTTCAGCGTGACCGAGCGCAGCACCTCCTCCAGACCGGGCAGGGCGGGCTCCACCAGCGCCGTGTGGAACGCGTGCGAGGTCTCCAGCTCGCGTACGGAGGCACCCTGCGCCTCCAGCACGCGGCGGGCCCCGGCGACCTCCTCGGGCGTGCCGGCGACCACGCAGGAGCCGGGCGCGTTGACCGCGGCGATCGTCGCGCGGCCGTCGAGCGCCCGGGTGAGCGCCTCCTCGTCGAGGAGCACCGACAGCATCCGGCCCGGCGCGAGGTCCTGCATCAGCCGGGCGCGGCGGGCGACGACGCGCAGGATGTCCTCCAGGCTGAACACCCCGGCCAGGCAGGCCGACACGTATTCGCCGAGGCTGTGACCGGTCATGGCGGCCGGTTCGACGCCCCAGGAGAGCAGGAGCTGCGCGGTGGCGTAGTCGAGGGAGAAGACGGTGGGCTGGGTGTAGAGGGTCTGCTTCAGCCGCTCACGGGTCTCCTCGCCGTCGGCGGCGAACGCCACCTCCCGGACGTCCCAGCCGAGGTGCGGCAGGAGAATCTCGGCGCAGCGGTCGAGGGCCGCGCGGAAGACGGGCTCGGTGCGGTACAGGTCCGCGCCCATGCCCGGGTACTGGGCGCCCTGGCCGGGGAAGAGGAACACCACGTCGGGTGTCCCCTCGCCCTGCCCTGCGGACACGGCGGGCCGGTCCTGGCGCAGCGCAGCAGCGGCGCCCTCCCGGCTGTCGGCCACCACGGCACGCCGGTACGGGAGTTCGGCGCGCCCCGACTGCAGGGTGTGGGCGGCGTCCGCGAGCCCGGCGCCGGTTCCGGTGAGCGCGGCCGCGAGGCGCTCGGCGGCGGCGTCGAGGGCCTCGGGGGTACGGGCCGACAGCGGCAGGACCTGCCAGTCGCCCTCCGTCCCGGGCTCCGCGGCGACGACGGGGACGACGACGGGGGCGGCCTCCAGGACCACGTGCGCGTTGGTGCCGCCGATGCCGAAGGCGCTCACACCGGCGCGCGGCGGGGTCGCCGTCCGCGGCCAGGGGGTGCCTTCGCCGGTGACCACGAACGGGCTCTTGTCCAGGGCGAGCCGCGGGTTGGGGGCGCGGAAGTGCGCGGTCGGCGGGATGAAGCGGTGCTCCAGGGCGAGCGCGGCCTTGATCAGGCCGGCCACGCCGGCGGCGGCGTCGAGGTGCCCGATGTTGGACTTCACCGAACCCAGGTGGACCGAGCCGGCGGCCGCGTCGGGACCGAACGCCTCGGTGAGCGCCTGCACCTCGATGGGGTCGCCGAGCGGGGTGGCGGTGCCGTGCGCCTCGACGTACTGGACGGTGCCGGGCTCGACTCCCGCGATGGCCAGCGCCTCGGCGATGACCTCGGCCTGGCCGTGCGGGGACGGCGCGGTGAAGCCGATCTTGGCGGCGCCGTCGTTGTTGACGGCCGAGCCGCGGATCACGGCGTGGATGTGGTCGCCGTCGGCGACCGCGTCCTCCAGGCGCTTGAGGACCACCAGGGCGACACCGTCGCCGGAGACCGTCCCGGAGGCGTCCGCGTCGAACGGGCGGCAGTGGCCGTCCGTCGAGAGGATCGCGCCCTCCTCGTAGCGGTAGCCGCGCGGCTCGAATTCGCGCACCGCGACACCGCCCGCGAGGGCGAGGTCGGACTCCCGGCCGAGCAGCGACTGCACGGCCAGGTGCACGCCGACCAGCGAGGAGGAGCAGGCGCTCTGCACGGTGAAGCTGGGCCCGGTCAGGCCGAGTTTGTAGGAGACGCGCAGCGCGAGCATGCCGGGGTCGTTGCCGAGCGCGACCTGGATCTCGTCGGAGATCCGGCCGTCGGCGCCGGCGTCGGCGATCCGCTCGCGCAGGTAGCCGCTGCCCGAGGTGCCGGCGAAGACACCGGTACGGCCCTCGAAGGTGCCCGCCGGGTACCCGGCGCGCTCCAGGGCCTGCCAGGCGGTCTCCAGCAGCAGCCGGTGCTGCGGGTCCATCAGTTCGGCCTCGGAGCGGGTCACGCCGAAGAACTCGGCGTCGAACCGGTCGAACCCCTCGACGGGGAAACCGGACTTCACGTAGGCCGGGTCGGCGAGCAGCCGCTGGGGCACGCCCGCCCCGGCGAGCTGCTCGTCGGAGTAGTCGGTGCGGCCCTCTTCGCCCGCCGCCACCATGCGCCACAGGGCGTCGACATCGCCGGCACCGGGGAAGCGGCCGCTCATCCCGATGATGGCCACGGACTGCTCCGGCAGCGGCAGATCCGCTTCGTACGTCATGCGTTCTCCCCGTGCGGGTGGGTGATGGACTGTGCGGCGAGCAGCTCTTCCAGGGCCGCCGCGAGTTCCCGGACCGTGGGCAGGTCGAAGAAGAGCCGCAGCGTCACGGCGACGCCGAACTGCTCCTTCGAGCGCGCCACGACCTGGGTCGCGAGCATCGAGTGCCCGCCGAGTTCGAAGAAGTCGTCGTCGAGGCCGACGCGGTCGACCGAGAGCACGTCGGCCCAGATCTCCGCGAGGGCCTTCTCCACCGGGGTGCCCGCGGCCTCGAAGTCGCCGCCCAGGTCGGGGCGTACGGCCTCGGGCGCGGGCAGGGCCCGCCGGTCGACCTTGCCGTTGAGGGTCAGCGGCAGGCGCTCCAGCGGAACGAAGACGTTCGGCAGCATGTACGCGGGCAGGGTGCGGCCCAGGTGCTCGCGCAGCTCGGTGGTGCCGTCGGCGAGGTCCGCCCCGCCGGACACCCAGTACGCGACCAGCCGCGGCTCGCCGACCGCGTCCTCGTCGACGATCACCACGCAGTCCCGGACGACCGGGTGGCGGGTCAGGGCGTTCTCGATCTCGCCGAGCTCGATGCGGTACCCGCGCACCTTGACCTGGTGGTCGAGCCGGCCGAGGTACTCGTGGTCGCCGTCCGCGCCCCGCCGCGCGCTGTCGCCCGAGCGGTAGCGGCGCGCGCCGGGCCCGGTGGCGTCCGGGTCGGGCAGGAAGCGCTCGGCGGTCAGCGAGGGCCGGCCCAGGTAGCCCCGGGCCACACCGGCGCCGCCGACGAACAGCTCGCCGGCCGCGCCGTCGGCCGCATCGAGCCCGTCGGCGGCCGCGACCTTCATCGTCCAGCCCTCGAAGGCGCCGCCGATCATGCTGCCGGCCCCGGCGTCGAGGTCGGCCGAGGTCATCCGCCGGTAGGTGGAGTGCACGGTGGTCTCGGTGATCCCGTACATGTTGACCAGCTCGGGCCGGTCCTCGCCGTGCCGGGCGATCCACGGCCGCAGCATCTCGGGCGGCAGCGCCTCGCCCGCGAAGACGACCAGCCGCAGCGCGTCGAGGGCGGCCGGTCCGGCGCCGGGCGGCTGCTCCTCCTCGTACCGCACCAGCTGCCGGAAGGCGGCCGGGGTCTGGTTGAGGACGGTGACCCGCTCGCGGTGCAGCAGCGCGTGGAACTCCTGCGGCGAGCGCCGGGTCTCCTCCGGTACGACGACGAGCCGGCCGCCGTGCAGCAGCGCGCCCCACATCTCCCACACCGACACGTCGAAGGCGGCGGAGGCGAACATCGACCAGACGTCGTCGGGGCCGAAGCCGAAGTGGCCCCGGGTGCCGGTGAGCAGCCCCGTCACGTTGCGGTGCTCGATCATGACGCCCTTGGGGGTGCCGGTCGAGCCGCTGGTGTAGATGACGTACGCGAGGCTGGCCGGGCCGGTGCCCGGATCCTCGGGCGCGGTGTCCGGGTGGGCGCTCAGGCCGGTGCCGCCGGGGCCGGTCACGACGGTGTGCGCGGCGGGCAGGCCGCGCCCGGCCCGGTCGGTGACCAGGACGGTCGCGCCGGCGTCGGCGAGCGTGAAGGCGATCCGCTCGTCCGGGCTCGCCGGGTCGAGCGGCACGTACGCGCCGCCCGCCTTGAGCACCGCGAGCAGCGCCGTCACCAGGGCGGTGGTGCGCTCCATGCAGACGGCGACCGGCACTTCGGGGCCGACGCCGAGGGAGCGCAGGTGGTGGGCGAGGCGGTTGGCGGAGCGGTCGAGTTCCCGGTAGGTCAGCCGGCCGTCGGTGCCGGTCACGGCGATCGCGTCGCCCCGTACCGACGCCTGCCGCCCGAACCAGGCGTCGATGGTGCCCGTCCCCGGGGCGGCCAGTGGGTCAGCGGTCACGGTGCGTGTTCCTCTCGGTGCCGGACACCCGGAAGCGGACCGCTGGAAGATCCAGCACCGGCCTGTCCGGGAAGGTGATGGCGTCGTGCAGCGTCTGTTCGTAGGCGGCCAGCAGCGCCGCCGGGGTCTCGGGCCCGAACAGGTCGGTGTCGTATTCGAGGGTCAGCGCGACACCCGCACCGCTCTCCTGCGCGTACAGGCTGAGGTCGTATTTCGCGGTGTCCTGCGGGCCCTTGAGGTCCAGCGAGCAGTGCTCCAGCCCGGCGAAGACCGGTACGGACTGCTCCTTGAGGAAGCTGAACATCACCCGGAACACCGGCAGGAAGTCGCGGCTGCGCCGGGACACCAGGGCCTCGACCAGCTTGTCGAAGGGCAGTTCCTGGTGCGCGGAGGCGTCGAGCAGCGCGGTGCGGGTGCGGGCGAGCAGTCCCCGGAAGGCCGGGTCCCCGCCGAGTCCGACGCGGACCGGGACCATGTTGATGAGGCAGCCGAGCAGTTCCTGGAGCTCGGGACGGGTGCGGCCCGCGACCGGGATGCCCACGGTGACGTCGTCGGTGCCGGACCAGCCCGCGAGCAGCGCCTGGAGGCCGGCGAGCAGCGTCATGTTGAGCGTTCCGCGCTCGGCCCGGCCGAACTCCCGCAGGCGGACCGTCAGTTCGGGCCCCAACTCGCGGGTGGCGACCGCGCCCCGGAAGGAGCGGTGCCGGGGCCGCGGGTGGTCGGTGGGCACGGCGAGGGCCTGCGGGTCGTCGCCGAGCACCGCCCGCCAGTGGGCGGTCAGGGCGTCGAGGACGTCGCCCTGGAGCCGGTCGCGCTGCCAGACGGCGTAGTCGGCGTACTGCAGCACGGGCGCGCCGCCCGCGACCGCGACCGCGCCCGCTCCAGCGCCCGCTCCGGCGCCCGCTCCAGCGCCCGCTCCAGCGCCCGCTCCGGCGTCCGCGTCGCCGTACAGCTCCCCCAGCTCCCGGAAGAAGATCTCGACGGACCAGCCGTCGATGGCGATGTGGTGGAACGTCACCACCAGGTGGTGCTCGTGGCCGCCGAGCCGCAGCAGGTGGGCCCGCAGCGGCAGGCCGGCGGCGAGGTCGAAGACGTGCGCGCCCACGGCGGCGGTGATGCGGGCCGCCTCGACCGCCGGATCGGCCGCGCCGGTCAGGTCGGTGTACGGGAGCGCGAACTCCCCGGGAGCGGCGACGGCCTGGTGCGGCACGCCGGACGCCGTCCGGTAGGTCGTACGCAGCACCTCGTGCCGGGCGACGAGCGCGGTCAGCGCCCGGCCGAGCCGGCCGTGGTCGAGGCCGCCGCACAGCCGCAGCACGGTCGGCACGTTGTAGAGCGTGGTGTCGGGGTCGATCTCCTGCATGAACCAGAGCCGCTGCTGGGCGAAGGACAGCGCGGGCC of the Streptomyces sp. NBC_01294 genome contains:
- a CDS encoding amino acid adenylation domain-containing protein; protein product: MTADPLAAPGTGTIDAWFGRQASVRGDAIAVTGTDGRLTYRELDRSANRLAHHLRSLGVGPEVPVAVCMERTTALVTALLAVLKAGGAYVPLDPASPDERIAFTLADAGATVLVTDRAGRGLPAAHTVVTGPGGTGLSAHPDTAPEDPGTGPASLAYVIYTSGSTGTPKGVMIEHRNVTGLLTGTRGHFGFGPDDVWSMFASAAFDVSVWEMWGALLHGGRLVVVPEETRRSPQEFHALLHRERVTVLNQTPAAFRQLVRYEEEQPPGAGPAALDALRLVVFAGEALPPEMLRPWIARHGEDRPELVNMYGITETTVHSTYRRMTSADLDAGAGSMIGGAFEGWTMKVAAADGLDAADGAAGELFVGGAGVARGYLGRPSLTAERFLPDPDATGPGARRYRSGDSARRGADGDHEYLGRLDHQVKVRGYRIELGEIENALTRHPVVRDCVVIVDEDAVGEPRLVAYWVSGGADLADGTTELREHLGRTLPAYMLPNVFVPLERLPLTLNGKVDRRALPAPEAVRPDLGGDFEAAGTPVEKALAEIWADVLSVDRVGLDDDFFELGGHSMLATQVVARSKEQFGVAVTLRLFFDLPTVRELAAALEELLAAQSITHPHGENA
- a CDS encoding condensation domain-containing protein, which gives rise to MTVMGFVEEELAQMWAEILDVTGVTLASDWRALGGRPEAVRVLAGRIDEELGARVEPEGLLAAATLDGMARLVRGAMAARNAPAGPVAAGPAGPQAGAQAGARPERPALSFAQQRLWFMQEIDPDTTLYNVPTVLRLCGGLDHGRLGRALTALVARHEVLRTTYRTASGVPHQAVAAPGEFALPYTDLTGAADPAVEAARITAAVGAHVFDLAAGLPLRAHLLRLGGHEHHLVVTFHHIAIDGWSVEIFFRELGELYGDADAGAGAGAGAGAGAGAGAGAGAVAVAGGAPVLQYADYAVWQRDRLQGDVLDALTAHWRAVLGDDPQALAVPTDHPRPRHRSFRGAVATRELGPELTVRLREFGRAERGTLNMTLLAGLQALLAGWSGTDDVTVGIPVAGRTRPELQELLGCLINMVPVRVGLGGDPAFRGLLARTRTALLDASAHQELPFDKLVEALVSRRSRDFLPVFRVMFSFLKEQSVPVFAGLEHCSLDLKGPQDTAKYDLSLYAQESGAGVALTLEYDTDLFGPETPAALLAAYEQTLHDAITFPDRPVLDLPAVRFRVSGTERNTHRDR